A window of Solanum stenotomum isolate F172 chromosome 3, ASM1918654v1, whole genome shotgun sequence contains these coding sequences:
- the LOC125859155 gene encoding NADH dehydrogenase [ubiquinone] iron-sulfur protein 2-like — MDVGASTPFLWAFEERENLLKFYERVSGARMHVSFIRPGGVAQDLPLGLCIDIDSFTQQFASRIDELEEMSTGNRIWKQRLVDIGTVTAHQAKDWGFSGVMLRGSGV; from the coding sequence ATGGATGTAGGAGCATCAACTCCATTCCTGTGGGCTTTTGAGGAGCGGGAGAACTTGTTGAAATTCTATGAAAGGGTCTCGGGAGCCAGGATGCATGTCAGTTTCATACGACCAGGTGGAGTGGCACAAGATCTGCCTCTTGGCTTATGTATAGATATTGATTCATTCACACAGCAATTTGCTTCTCGTATCGACGAATTAGAAGAGATGTCAACTGGCAACCGTATCTGGAAACAACGATTAGTGGATATTGGTACTGTCACTGCACATCAAGCAAAGGATTGGGGATTCAGTGGTGTAATGTTAAGAGGTTCTGGGGTATGA